One segment of Geomonas ferrireducens DNA contains the following:
- a CDS encoding hybrid sensor histidine kinase/response regulator yields MTRTDMPMRSRVALVAVSLIAALPFLLVELFPSALYRVLDASDYLVFHNTVEFFSVMVSLSIFGAAWFSHSQSGDRHTLFLGVAFLGIGLMDFMHTMGYPGMPSFITPNSPNKSTQFWIAVRLFGAASFLASGFVGKKGRSRWSGRWPLLAAVLAVTGAVFVLVTFFPDALPATFVPGYGLTPFKKGAEWLIIILLCLAIAVYLRRLTASEDVHYRCFVCAFALCIFSELVFTLYKSVYDTYNVLGHLYKLIAFAMIYHGVFAAAVQRPYGELHQALEELRLTNDVLRHIINSIPQSIFWKDRDSVYMGCNREFAAGAGLSDPSDVVGKTDHDLPWTDEECEGYLADDRAVMESGQAKMHIIENLTQADGSVIWIDTSKMPLRDKEGAIWGVLGVYEDVTEKKLHAERLSDALQFNQEIINSAREGIIVYDRELRYLVWNPYMEELSGFRAEDVLGREAVEVFPWLRESGLLARLEELLRGGAPVTLEFGGRDAAGRKIWLSDASAPLRSGSGEVVGIIATVRDITERRAIEEQLRQSQKLESVGRLAGGVAHDFNNKLTVILGNAELASYKTGDPALKEHLGQIVKAAEQSRDITAQLLAFSRQQVVAPKPVQVNAVLEELRKSLGRLIGEHIAIVVVPGEALWQINIDPVQLDQIVMNLVVNARDAMPQGGTITIATGNVELKAPPPGAPDVAPGGFVWIECRDTGEGMDAETRRHIFEPFYTTKRQGKGTGLGLATVYGIVTQNGGFIEVETEPGCGSAFKVFFPRCREARCQEPEPAAPAPARGSGTVLLVEDEDMVRDLTMSMLESMGYRCLAIADPREALVVAENPDVEIDLVLTDVLMPGMRGQEMMEALRRMRPGAKCIYMSGYTAAILDDESVRREGAAFLKKPFQMEELAKLVQEVLSGKGPEQEG; encoded by the coding sequence ATGACTAGGACCGACATGCCAATGCGAAGCCGGGTGGCGCTCGTCGCGGTGAGCCTGATTGCGGCGTTGCCGTTTCTGCTCGTCGAACTTTTCCCCTCGGCGCTTTACCGGGTGCTGGATGCGTCCGACTACCTGGTCTTCCACAACACCGTGGAATTCTTCAGCGTCATGGTTTCCCTCTCCATCTTCGGGGCCGCCTGGTTCTCGCACAGCCAAAGCGGGGACCGGCACACGCTCTTTCTCGGCGTCGCCTTCCTCGGGATCGGCCTCATGGACTTCATGCACACCATGGGTTATCCGGGGATGCCTTCCTTCATCACCCCCAACTCCCCAAACAAGTCCACCCAGTTCTGGATCGCGGTCCGCCTCTTCGGTGCGGCCTCCTTCCTCGCCAGCGGCTTCGTCGGCAAGAAGGGGCGGTCGCGCTGGTCCGGGCGCTGGCCTCTTTTAGCCGCAGTCCTCGCCGTCACCGGCGCCGTCTTCGTCCTGGTCACCTTCTTCCCGGATGCGCTCCCCGCGACCTTCGTGCCGGGCTACGGGCTCACCCCGTTCAAGAAGGGGGCGGAGTGGCTCATCATCATCCTGCTCTGCCTTGCCATAGCGGTATACCTCAGGCGGCTCACCGCGTCCGAGGACGTCCACTACCGCTGTTTCGTCTGCGCCTTCGCCCTCTGCATCTTCAGCGAACTCGTCTTCACCCTCTACAAAAGCGTCTACGACACCTACAACGTGCTGGGGCACCTGTACAAGTTGATTGCCTTCGCCATGATCTACCACGGGGTGTTCGCCGCGGCCGTTCAGCGTCCCTACGGCGAGCTGCACCAGGCCCTGGAAGAGTTGCGCCTTACCAACGACGTGCTGCGTCACATAATTAACTCGATCCCGCAGTCGATCTTCTGGAAAGACCGGGACAGCGTCTACATGGGTTGCAACCGCGAGTTCGCCGCGGGTGCCGGGCTTTCCGACCCCTCCGATGTGGTGGGGAAGACCGACCACGACCTCCCCTGGACCGATGAGGAGTGCGAGGGGTATCTGGCGGACGACCGGGCCGTCATGGAGAGCGGCCAGGCCAAGATGCACATCATCGAGAACCTCACCCAGGCCGACGGCAGCGTGATCTGGATCGACACGAGCAAGATGCCGCTGAGGGACAAAGAGGGAGCGATCTGGGGCGTGCTCGGCGTCTACGAGGACGTCACCGAGAAGAAGCTCCACGCGGAAAGGCTCTCGGACGCCCTGCAGTTCAACCAGGAGATCATCAACAGCGCCCGCGAGGGGATCATCGTGTACGACCGCGAGCTGCGCTACCTGGTGTGGAACCCGTACATGGAGGAGCTGAGCGGCTTCCGGGCGGAGGATGTCCTGGGTAGGGAGGCGGTCGAGGTCTTCCCGTGGCTCAGGGAGAGCGGCTTATTGGCGCGCCTGGAGGAGCTTTTGAGGGGCGGGGCCCCGGTGACTTTGGAATTCGGCGGGCGCGACGCGGCCGGACGGAAGATCTGGCTTTCCGACGCCTCCGCTCCCTTGCGCAGCGGCTCTGGAGAGGTGGTCGGGATCATCGCGACGGTGCGCGACATCACCGAGCGGCGCGCCATAGAGGAGCAGCTGCGCCAGTCCCAGAAGCTGGAATCGGTGGGGCGCCTGGCAGGAGGGGTGGCGCACGACTTCAACAACAAGCTCACCGTGATCCTTGGCAACGCCGAGCTCGCCTCGTACAAGACGGGAGATCCGGCGCTGAAAGAACACCTGGGGCAGATCGTTAAGGCCGCGGAGCAGTCACGCGACATCACCGCCCAGCTCCTCGCCTTTTCCCGCCAGCAGGTGGTCGCGCCCAAGCCGGTCCAGGTAAACGCCGTGCTGGAGGAGCTGCGCAAGTCGCTAGGGCGCCTGATCGGGGAGCACATCGCCATCGTCGTGGTGCCGGGAGAAGCGCTGTGGCAGATCAACATCGACCCGGTGCAACTGGACCAGATCGTCATGAACCTCGTGGTGAACGCGCGCGACGCCATGCCGCAGGGGGGGACCATCACCATCGCTACCGGCAACGTGGAACTCAAGGCGCCCCCACCGGGCGCGCCGGACGTGGCGCCGGGAGGTTTCGTCTGGATCGAGTGCCGGGACACCGGCGAGGGGATGGATGCCGAGACGCGACGGCACATCTTCGAGCCCTTCTACACGACCAAGAGGCAGGGGAAGGGGACCGGTCTGGGGCTCGCGACGGTGTACGGCATCGTCACGCAAAACGGCGGCTTCATCGAGGTGGAGACCGAGCCGGGGTGCGGCAGCGCCTTTAAAGTGTTTTTCCCTAGGTGCCGGGAAGCGCGGTGCCAGGAGCCGGAGCCCGCGGCGCCGGCCCCGGCGCGGGGGAGCGGGACGGTGCTTCTGGTGGAGGACGAGGACATGGTGCGCGACCTGACCATGTCCATGCTCGAAAGCATGGGATACCGCTGCCTCGCCATCGCCGATCCCCGTGAGGCGCTCGTCGTGGCGGAAAACCCTGATGTGGAGATCGACCTGGTGCTGACCGACGTCCTCATGCCCGGGATGCGTGGCCAGGAGATGATGGAAGCGCTGCGCAGGATGAGGCCGGGGGCGAAGTGCATCTACATGTCGGGCTACACCGCCGCCATCCTCGATGACGAGAGCGTGCGCCGGGAAGGGGCGGCTTTTTTGAAGAAACCGTTTCAGATGGAAGAGCTCGCCAAGTTGGTGCAGGAGGTACTGTCCGGGAAAGGGCCGGAGCAGGAGGGGTAG
- a CDS encoding c-type cytochrome yields the protein MKKLIAFMVLAPPLFGAVVFGWILVRGPRMTVQHHIREFQMVLPGPAQGSVSVRPMAASEGVMEGPRATPALLAQGRVYYDYYCLFCHGSAGAGDGPVGNSYVPRPADLRRPSVGAYLDGELLHRMLTGTGHEPVLERVVPQRHRWPLMLYLRALGAPR from the coding sequence ATGAAGAAGCTGATCGCGTTCATGGTCCTCGCCCCCCCGCTGTTCGGTGCCGTGGTTTTCGGCTGGATCCTGGTGCGGGGGCCGAGGATGACGGTGCAGCACCATATTCGCGAATTCCAGATGGTGTTGCCGGGACCGGCGCAGGGGAGCGTGAGCGTTAGACCGATGGCTGCATCGGAGGGCGTGATGGAGGGACCGCGGGCGACCCCGGCGCTCCTCGCGCAGGGGAGGGTGTACTATGATTATTACTGCCTTTTCTGCCACGGTAGTGCGGGCGCAGGAGACGGACCGGTGGGAAACAGCTACGTGCCGAGGCCCGCCGACCTGCGCCGCCCCTCGGTGGGCGCCTACCTGGACGGAGAACTGCTGCACAGGATGCTCACCGGGACGGGACACGAGCCGGTACTCGAACGCGTGGTGCCGCAGCGGCACCGGTGGCCCCTGATGCTTTACCTCCGTGCGCTGGGCGCTCCGCGTTGA
- a CDS encoding cbb3-type cytochrome oxidase assembly protein — MNNPLDSTAFVLIWIGFPLLAGSVAALFFFWGMRNGQFADQERARYLPLESGCEEEAPTRSEPPRHDRGDQEVVEMPSLSQPGRPETGGGPKKGVGGTRPC; from the coding sequence ATGAACAACCCGCTCGACAGCACCGCCTTCGTGCTCATCTGGATCGGCTTTCCGCTCCTCGCGGGGAGCGTGGCGGCGCTATTTTTCTTCTGGGGGATGCGCAACGGCCAGTTCGCCGACCAGGAGCGCGCCCGCTACCTGCCGCTGGAGTCCGGTTGTGAGGAGGAGGCCCCCACGCGGTCGGAGCCGCCACGTCATGATCGGGGTGACCAGGAAGTGGTGGAGATGCCTTCGCTTTCGCAGCCCGGGCGTCCTGAGACAGGCGGAGGCCCTAAAAAGGGTGTGGGAGGTACGCGTCCATGCTGA
- a CDS encoding cbb3-type cytochrome c oxidase subunit II, which yields MKMTPAFVIVGALLVFWASAFIIVGIPSLTMKETPSEIWRPFTPLEARGHRLYVENGCSYCHSQFIRVIDWGIGAERVAKAGDYVGIEPAILGSERTGPDLSQEGGEHSDDWNRAHFLDPRNTTPISLMPAWDFLSDAEISALMAYVQGLGGKAADLRVKRQRDWKRQAVAAYAAGVDANIEWLHGQVPEVWRRMPNPYPATEAALQRGKRIYQQLCINCHSPIGDGNGPAQPHLSPPPLNFTILRRHLVENRYIGGIFYYQIMNGVTGTAMPYFKKHLESEKIWDLANYLAVSFVGYTDANTDPRGIDASYENGWVNRYQPPALAPGR from the coding sequence ATGAAGATGACCCCGGCCTTCGTCATCGTCGGCGCGCTCCTCGTCTTCTGGGCCTCCGCCTTCATCATCGTCGGGATCCCGTCGCTCACCATGAAGGAGACCCCCTCGGAGATCTGGCGCCCGTTCACCCCGCTGGAGGCGCGAGGGCACCGGCTCTACGTGGAGAACGGCTGCAGCTACTGCCACTCGCAGTTCATCCGTGTGATCGACTGGGGGATCGGGGCAGAGCGGGTCGCCAAGGCGGGGGACTACGTCGGGATTGAACCGGCCATCCTCGGGAGCGAGCGTACCGGGCCTGACCTCTCGCAGGAAGGGGGGGAGCACAGCGACGACTGGAACCGGGCCCACTTCCTTGACCCGCGCAACACGACGCCGATCTCGCTCATGCCCGCCTGGGACTTCCTCTCCGACGCTGAGATATCGGCGCTCATGGCGTACGTACAAGGGCTCGGGGGGAAAGCGGCGGACCTCAGGGTAAAGCGGCAGCGGGATTGGAAACGGCAGGCTGTAGCGGCGTACGCGGCCGGTGTCGATGCGAATATCGAGTGGCTGCACGGCCAGGTCCCGGAGGTGTGGCGCAGGATGCCGAATCCTTACCCGGCGACCGAGGCGGCCCTGCAGCGGGGCAAGAGGATCTACCAGCAGCTGTGCATCAACTGCCACAGCCCGATCGGCGACGGCAACGGCCCGGCCCAACCGCACCTCAGCCCGCCCCCCTTGAACTTCACCATCCTGAGGCGCCACCTGGTGGAGAACAGGTACATCGGGGGGATCTTCTACTACCAAATCATGAACGGCGTCACCGGCACCGCGATGCCGTATTTCAAGAAGCACCTGGAGTCGGAGAAGATCTGGGACTTGGCCAACTACCTGGCCGTTTCCTTCGTCGGCTACACCGATGCCAACACCGATCCCCGCGGCATCGACGCCTCCTACGAGAACGGCTGGGTGAATCGCTATCAGCCGCCGGCGCTCGCGCCGGGACGCTAG
- a CDS encoding cbb3-type cytochrome c oxidase subunit I, which produces MINMIRKPQSASLAFMVAGAVWFVVGAVYGMFSAIHLVAPEFLPHVAPLVFGRERPVHVNTMLYGFVGTMLTGIGLHYVPALLKTRLWSEPLGWVTFLFWNLTVLSGPLGFAFGFTQGREYNEYVWLADVSLVIAVLCMIVNVTLTIMNRREPQLYVSIWYFVATFLWTACNYPLGNVMWHPATGAMPGLIDSIFLWFWGHNLPGLLITPLATGAAYYVIPRVAKTPLNSHTLSLLGFWLLIALYSHIGGHHVLQSPIPSWLKTISVVDSISMVLPVSIVVINLWLTARFVGGRVWSDPSARLVMAGVIWYIVTCIQGPLQSLPFLQRVTHFNNWTVGHAHIAMLGFGGYIALGAMWHTLPLVSGRPVYSQRLINLQFGLITFGLTGFFVVLTMAGLVQGEAWYNGETVLRVLPQLIPFMVMRAALGVFILTASIVGLFNVYMTLRGEKEPEALRRLEEAT; this is translated from the coding sequence ATGATCAACATGATCCGCAAGCCGCAGAGCGCTTCGCTGGCTTTCATGGTCGCCGGCGCGGTCTGGTTCGTGGTGGGCGCCGTGTACGGCATGTTTTCCGCCATACACTTGGTGGCACCGGAGTTCCTGCCGCACGTGGCACCGCTCGTTTTCGGGCGGGAGCGCCCGGTCCACGTGAACACCATGCTCTACGGCTTCGTCGGCACCATGCTCACCGGCATCGGGCTCCATTACGTCCCGGCCCTTCTGAAGACGCGCCTTTGGTCCGAGCCCCTCGGCTGGGTCACCTTCCTCTTCTGGAACCTGACCGTCCTGAGCGGCCCGCTCGGCTTCGCCTTCGGCTTCACCCAGGGGCGCGAGTACAACGAGTACGTCTGGCTCGCCGATGTCTCGCTTGTCATCGCGGTACTCTGCATGATCGTCAACGTCACCCTCACCATCATGAACCGGCGCGAACCGCAGCTCTACGTCTCCATCTGGTACTTCGTGGCGACCTTCCTCTGGACCGCCTGCAACTATCCGCTCGGCAACGTCATGTGGCACCCCGCCACCGGCGCCATGCCCGGCCTGATCGATTCCATCTTCCTCTGGTTCTGGGGGCATAACCTCCCGGGGCTTTTGATCACGCCGCTCGCCACCGGGGCCGCCTATTACGTGATCCCGCGCGTCGCGAAGACCCCGCTCAACTCGCATACACTGTCCCTTCTCGGCTTTTGGCTCCTGATCGCACTCTACAGCCACATTGGGGGGCACCATGTGCTGCAATCCCCCATTCCGAGCTGGCTGAAGACGATCTCGGTGGTCGACTCGATCTCCATGGTGCTCCCGGTCTCCATCGTGGTGATCAACCTATGGCTCACCGCACGCTTCGTCGGCGGACGGGTCTGGAGCGATCCATCGGCGCGACTCGTCATGGCGGGGGTGATCTGGTACATCGTCACGTGCATCCAGGGGCCGCTGCAGTCGCTCCCCTTTCTGCAGCGCGTGACCCATTTCAACAACTGGACCGTAGGCCATGCGCACATCGCCATGCTCGGGTTCGGCGGCTACATCGCCCTAGGCGCCATGTGGCACACGCTCCCCCTGGTTAGCGGCCGCCCCGTCTACTCGCAGCGGCTCATCAACCTGCAGTTCGGCCTGATCACCTTCGGACTCACCGGCTTCTTCGTCGTCCTCACCATGGCGGGGCTCGTGCAGGGGGAAGCCTGGTACAACGGCGAGACCGTGCTCAGGGTGCTGCCGCAGCTCATCCCCTTCATGGTGATGCGGGCGGCACTCGGCGTATTCATCCTCACCGCGTCGATCGTGGGGCTCTTCAACGTCTACATGACGCTGCGCGGCGAAAAAGAGCCGGAAGCGCTGCGGCGCCTCGAGGAGGCGACATGA
- a CDS encoding cytochrome c3 family protein, with protein sequence MSGPEKKGVPRWASYAAATAILVSALAALVYLNRLYPVGLGPRQPIPFSHRVHAGIKQISCFMCHDSATRSSRAGVPPLETCLLCHSRIIRNYPWIARLRGHVAQNRPVVWERVNWLPEFVYFDHSMHLMRGVDCGHCHGDVRQMDRVAKARKFEMGFCIRCHKKNRVTHDCFVCHR encoded by the coding sequence GTGAGCGGGCCGGAGAAAAAGGGGGTGCCGCGCTGGGCGTCTTATGCCGCCGCTACCGCGATCCTGGTTTCGGCGCTGGCCGCGCTCGTCTACCTGAACCGCCTCTACCCGGTGGGGCTCGGCCCGCGCCAGCCCATCCCGTTCAGTCACCGGGTGCATGCCGGGATCAAGCAGATCAGCTGCTTCATGTGCCACGACTCCGCCACGCGCTCCTCCCGGGCCGGGGTCCCGCCGCTGGAGACCTGCCTTTTGTGCCACTCCCGCATCATCCGCAACTATCCGTGGATCGCGCGGCTCAGGGGACACGTGGCGCAGAACCGGCCGGTGGTCTGGGAGAGGGTGAACTGGCTTCCCGAGTTCGTCTATTTCGACCATTCCATGCATCTCATGCGCGGCGTGGACTGCGGCCACTGTCACGGCGACGTGCGGCAGATGGACCGGGTGGCGAAAGCGCGCAAGTTCGAGATGGGTTTCTGCATCCGGTGCCACAAGAAGAACCGGGTAACTCACGACTGCTTCGTTTGCCACAGGTAA
- the nrfD gene encoding NrfD/PsrC family molybdoenzyme membrane anchor subunit yields MSTSDGTSTKSWLVLWMVLAVAGCALWLYLLNGADEARVWRALLVNFLFFTPLAAGLVVWPAIVATCKGKWHHPVERLASSAIAFALPSLVTLLILWWGSARWSPWNGVNHHQGAWLHPGFLFGRDLAALLIFWGLALYHLRLTRRGEAARSGAVLVLVYCLAFSLIGFDLVMALDPLWHSNLAGGYFFMSGLYGAMTCWALLSVWHPEAGPDQLHDLGKLTVAFSLMTTYLMYSHLLPYWYENLPREIRFLVPRMHMPRWRPLSFFLVGLVYFGPLVLLLPIRTKRSRAALGTVAFLVLCGLWLERWWLVAPTFAPAAHLGLAELSLAAGFAGILGLGMLGARKSGGTP; encoded by the coding sequence ATGTCCACCAGTGACGGCACGTCGACGAAATCCTGGCTCGTGCTCTGGATGGTGCTCGCCGTAGCCGGGTGCGCCTTGTGGCTCTACCTCCTGAACGGGGCAGATGAGGCACGCGTTTGGCGTGCGCTCCTCGTCAACTTCCTCTTCTTCACCCCGCTTGCGGCGGGACTCGTCGTCTGGCCCGCCATCGTCGCGACCTGCAAGGGGAAATGGCACCACCCGGTCGAGCGGCTGGCGAGCTCCGCGATCGCCTTCGCCCTTCCGTCGCTCGTAACGCTCCTCATCCTTTGGTGGGGGAGCGCGCGCTGGTCCCCCTGGAACGGAGTGAACCACCACCAGGGGGCGTGGCTGCACCCCGGCTTTCTCTTCGGGCGCGACCTGGCCGCGCTCCTTATCTTCTGGGGGCTCGCCCTGTACCACCTGCGGCTTACGCGGCGGGGCGAGGCGGCGCGCTCCGGCGCGGTTCTCGTGCTGGTTTACTGCCTCGCCTTCTCCCTCATCGGCTTCGACCTCGTCATGGCCCTCGATCCCCTCTGGCACAGCAACCTGGCCGGTGGCTACTTCTTCATGTCCGGGCTCTACGGCGCCATGACCTGCTGGGCGCTCTTGTCCGTGTGGCACCCGGAGGCAGGGCCGGACCAGCTCCACGACCTGGGGAAACTGACCGTCGCCTTCAGCCTCATGACCACTTACCTCATGTACTCGCACCTCCTCCCTTACTGGTACGAGAACCTGCCGCGCGAGATCAGGTTCCTAGTGCCGCGCATGCACATGCCGCGATGGCGCCCCTTGAGCTTCTTCCTCGTGGGGCTCGTGTACTTCGGGCCGCTCGTGCTTCTCCTCCCGATCCGGACCAAGCGCAGCCGTGCCGCCCTCGGGACCGTCGCCTTCCTCGTCCTGTGCGGCCTTTGGCTTGAGCGCTGGTGGCTGGTGGCCCCGACCTTCGCCCCGGCGGCGCACCTGGGCCTCGCCGAACTCTCCCTGGCCGCCGGTTTCGCCGGCATCCTCGGCCTTGGCATGCTCGGCGCGCGCAAGAGCGGAGGTACCCCGTGA
- a CDS encoding quinol:electron acceptor oxidoreductase subunit ActD, protein MPELSYGQINDDALNPMGKPGLAYLLAIVMLAGLAGLGALCLMYQTQAGMGVTGLNRPVGWAVYITNFVFWVGIAHSGTLISAILYLMRAKWRDAVSRSAEAMTIFAVMTAGLFPLIHLGRLWAAYYIVPYPSQRELWPNFVSPLVWDVLAVTTYFTVSLIFWYIGLVPDLASARDRYLAELGPEHLKSRIYRALALGWSGSGTQWHHYGRSYLFFAALATPLVVSVHSVVSWDFAMSLLPGWHSAIFPPYFVAGAIHSGLAMVLTLMIPMRKLLHLERLVEMHHFEMLAKTIILTATIVGYAYAVEAFIAWYSGDVIEWQNHKWRVFGPVAWMYWLCVVCNVLIPWLFVFRRMRTRTLPLLVISLLVNVGMWFERLMIIYTSQAHDFLPHNFGRYLPTWVELTITVGSFGFFLLFFFGFTKLLPTVPLSELKGHLAEKEVVPTEACSHRVRPRLPQHRPAVLAVFSNAGRLLLAAKGCCDGGFKVMETFSPVKIEELSMVMKQAKSPVRWITLAGALAGLGGGFWLAAGTALVNGLVVGGKPPVSIVPFCVVGFEGTILLGSLANLAGLVLFARLFRLEPHPFYEPRFSRDKFGLLISCGADEYERLKEQLAPAHPEELHVHQ, encoded by the coding sequence GTGCCAGAACTGAGCTACGGCCAAATCAACGACGATGCCCTCAACCCCATGGGAAAGCCCGGCCTCGCGTACCTGCTCGCCATCGTGATGCTGGCGGGGCTCGCGGGACTCGGGGCGCTCTGCCTCATGTACCAGACCCAGGCGGGCATGGGGGTGACCGGGCTGAACCGCCCCGTGGGATGGGCGGTCTACATCACCAACTTCGTCTTCTGGGTCGGGATCGCCCACTCGGGCACCCTCATCTCCGCCATTCTCTACCTGATGCGCGCCAAGTGGCGCGACGCCGTCTCCCGATCGGCCGAGGCGATGACCATCTTCGCAGTCATGACCGCCGGGCTCTTCCCGCTCATCCACCTCGGACGCCTCTGGGCCGCCTACTACATAGTCCCCTACCCCTCCCAGCGCGAGCTCTGGCCCAACTTCGTGAGCCCCCTCGTGTGGGACGTCCTCGCCGTCACCACCTATTTCACCGTGAGCCTCATCTTCTGGTACATCGGCCTCGTGCCAGACCTCGCGTCGGCACGGGACCGCTACCTCGCGGAACTCGGCCCGGAGCACCTGAAGAGCAGGATCTACCGCGCCCTGGCGCTCGGATGGTCCGGCTCGGGAACCCAGTGGCACCACTACGGCCGCTCCTACCTCTTCTTCGCTGCTCTCGCCACGCCGCTCGTGGTCTCGGTGCACTCTGTGGTCTCCTGGGACTTCGCCATGAGCCTGCTCCCCGGATGGCACAGCGCCATCTTCCCCCCCTACTTCGTCGCGGGCGCCATCCACTCCGGCCTCGCCATGGTGCTCACCCTGATGATCCCGATGCGGAAGCTTTTGCACCTCGAGCGTCTGGTTGAGATGCACCACTTCGAGATGCTTGCGAAGACCATCATTCTCACCGCGACCATCGTCGGTTACGCCTACGCCGTGGAGGCGTTCATCGCCTGGTACTCGGGGGACGTCATCGAGTGGCAAAACCACAAGTGGCGCGTGTTCGGCCCGGTGGCCTGGATGTATTGGCTCTGCGTGGTCTGCAACGTGCTGATTCCATGGCTCTTCGTGTTCCGGCGCATGCGCACGAGGACCCTCCCCCTTCTTGTGATCTCGCTCCTCGTGAACGTAGGGATGTGGTTCGAAAGGCTCATGATCATCTATACCTCGCAGGCGCACGACTTCCTGCCGCACAACTTCGGACGCTACCTCCCCACCTGGGTGGAATTGACCATCACCGTCGGCTCTTTCGGCTTCTTCCTCCTCTTCTTCTTCGGCTTCACGAAACTCCTCCCCACCGTACCGCTAAGCGAACTGAAGGGTCACCTGGCCGAAAAGGAAGTGGTGCCGACCGAGGCGTGCAGCCACCGCGTCCGTCCGAGACTGCCGCAACATCGCCCCGCCGTGCTCGCCGTCTTCTCAAACGCCGGACGTCTCTTGCTGGCGGCCAAGGGGTGCTGTGACGGCGGCTTCAAGGTGATGGAGACCTTTTCGCCTGTGAAGATCGAAGAGCTATCCATGGTCATGAAGCAGGCGAAGAGCCCGGTGCGCTGGATCACCCTGGCGGGGGCCCTCGCGGGACTCGGGGGGGGCTTCTGGCTCGCCGCGGGGACCGCACTCGTTAACGGCCTCGTGGTCGGGGGAAAGCCCCCGGTCTCCATCGTCCCCTTCTGCGTGGTCGGTTTCGAGGGAACCATCCTTCTCGGCAGCCTCGCGAACTTGGCCGGGCTCGTGCTCTTCGCCCGACTGTTCCGGCTCGAGCCGCACCCCTTTTACGAGCCACGCTTCTCCCGCGACAAGTTCGGCCTGCTGATCTCCTGCGGCGCCGACGAGTACGAACGCCTGAAGGAGCAACTGGCGCCCGCCCATCCGGAGGAACTCCATGTCCACCAGTGA